From the genome of Duffyella gerundensis, one region includes:
- a CDS encoding elongation factor P hydroxylase codes for MTTTHHYQQLIDLFDGCFVDDFQTRLIKGDDEPIYLPADETSPWHRVVFAHGFYASALHEISHWCIAGAERRKQVDFGYWYCPDGRDAATQSQFESVEVKPQALEWMFCVAAGFPFNVSCDNLEGDCEPDRIAFQHKVHEQVMHYLAKGIPTRPARFIERLRTFYGTPPLMAEQFSWSDDLS; via the coding sequence ATGACCACCACACACCATTATCAGCAGCTTATCGACCTGTTCGACGGCTGTTTTGTTGACGACTTTCAGACCCGTCTAATTAAAGGCGATGATGAACCGATCTATCTTCCTGCGGATGAGACATCACCCTGGCATCGGGTGGTGTTTGCCCATGGCTTTTACGCCAGCGCGCTGCATGAGATTTCGCACTGGTGCATTGCGGGCGCAGAGCGCCGCAAGCAGGTCGATTTCGGCTACTGGTATTGTCCTGATGGCCGCGATGCCGCTACGCAAAGCCAGTTTGAATCGGTTGAGGTAAAACCGCAGGCGCTGGAGTGGATGTTTTGTGTCGCAGCAGGCTTTCCCTTCAATGTAAGTTGTGACAATCTCGAAGGCGATTGTGAGCCCGATCGCATCGCTTTTCAGCATAAGGTGCATGAGCAGGTTATGCACTATCTTGCTAAAGGGATCCCGACGCGGCCCGCGCGCTTTATTGAACGACTTCGCACCTTTTATGGCACCCCTCCGCTTATGGCGGAACAGTTTTCCTGGTCGGACGATCTGAGCTGA
- a CDS encoding sulfite exporter TauE/SafE family protein, giving the protein MEWFVVSPSIVALLFFVAMLAAFIDSIAGGGGLLTVPALLAAGLTPAQALATNKLQAVGASFSASLYFLRRGAVNLREQRLNIAMTFIGAVIGTLLIQHLHTELLRRILPLLILAIGLYFLLVPRLGEEDRARRLHGLPFALIAGSCVGFYDGFFGPGAGSFYALAFVTLAGFNMAKATAHAKVLNFTSNLSSLLFFMFGGQVMWGLGVVMLLGAICGARMGAHMVLSRGQKLIRPMVVIVSAVMSSKLLYDSHGMEILAWFQQL; this is encoded by the coding sequence ATGGAATGGTTTGTGGTCAGTCCGTCAATTGTGGCGCTGCTGTTTTTCGTGGCGATGCTGGCGGCCTTTATCGACTCGATTGCTGGCGGCGGCGGATTGCTGACCGTACCGGCGCTGTTGGCTGCGGGATTAACTCCGGCACAGGCGCTGGCAACCAATAAGCTGCAGGCGGTAGGGGCCTCTTTTTCAGCCAGCCTCTATTTCCTGCGGCGCGGCGCGGTCAACCTGCGCGAACAGCGGCTCAACATCGCCATGACCTTTATCGGCGCGGTGATTGGCACGCTGCTGATTCAGCATTTGCACACCGAACTCCTGCGTCGAATTTTACCGCTGTTGATTCTGGCCATCGGTCTCTATTTCCTGCTGGTGCCGCGGTTGGGCGAGGAAGATCGTGCGCGCAGGCTGCACGGCCTGCCGTTTGCCCTGATTGCTGGCAGCTGCGTCGGCTTTTATGACGGCTTTTTTGGCCCCGGCGCCGGTTCGTTTTATGCGCTGGCGTTTGTCACGCTGGCCGGTTTCAACATGGCGAAAGCCACCGCGCATGCCAAGGTGCTTAACTTTACCTCCAACCTCAGCAGCCTGCTGTTTTTCATGTTTGGCGGGCAGGTGATGTGGGGATTGGGCGTGGTGATGCTGCTGGGGGCGATTTGCGGCGCGCGTATGGGCGCACATATGGTGCTCAGCCGCGGCCAGAAGCTTATCCGGCCGATGGTGGTGATTGTCTCTGCGGTGATGAGCAGCAAGCTGCTCTATGACAGCCACGGCATGGAAATTCTTGCCTGGTTTCAGCAGCTTTAA
- the mepA gene encoding penicillin-insensitive murein endopeptidase, translated as MKKSLVFLSALLFSAVSLAATPWQNIRQPIAGSSQAIGGFANGCIVGAQSLPLNSPHYQVMRQDQRRYFGHPDLILFIQRLGMQVHNLGLGEVLIGDMGMAAGGRFSSGHASHQSGLDVDIWLQLPKQRWSEQMLLKPQPLDLVAADGKNVVARHWQPQIASLIKLAAKDEEVTRIFVNPAIKKQLCADAGSDRDWLHKVRPWFQHRAHMHVRLRCPAGSLECEDQSPPPPGDGCGAELNSWFLPKKPGAAPVKREPPPLPPSCQALLDKHLL; from the coding sequence ATGAAAAAGAGCTTGGTCTTTCTGTCGGCGCTGCTGTTCAGCGCCGTGTCGCTGGCGGCAACGCCGTGGCAAAATATCCGTCAGCCCATTGCCGGTTCATCGCAGGCGATCGGCGGTTTTGCCAACGGCTGTATCGTTGGCGCACAGTCGCTGCCACTGAACTCGCCGCATTATCAGGTGATGCGTCAGGATCAGCGCCGCTATTTTGGCCACCCCGATCTGATTCTGTTCATTCAGCGGCTGGGCATGCAGGTGCATAACCTTGGCCTTGGGGAAGTGCTGATTGGCGACATGGGCATGGCGGCAGGTGGACGATTCAGCAGCGGTCACGCCAGCCATCAGTCCGGGCTGGATGTCGATATCTGGCTACAGCTGCCGAAGCAGCGCTGGAGCGAGCAGATGTTACTGAAGCCGCAGCCGCTGGATTTAGTGGCCGCCGATGGCAAAAACGTGGTGGCGCGTCACTGGCAGCCGCAGATTGCCAGTTTGATCAAATTGGCGGCGAAAGATGAAGAAGTTACGCGCATTTTCGTCAATCCAGCGATTAAAAAGCAGCTTTGTGCTGATGCCGGTAGCGATCGTGACTGGCTGCATAAAGTGCGCCCCTGGTTCCAGCACCGTGCACATATGCATGTGCGGCTGCGCTGCCCGGCTGGTAGCCTAGAATGCGAAGATCAATCTCCGCCGCCGCCGGGCGATGGCTGTGGCGCCGAGCTGAACAGCTGGTTCCTGCCGAAAAAACCAGGCGCGGCGCCGGTAAAACGTGAGCCACCGCCGCTGCCACCTTCCTGTCAGGCATTGCTGGATAAACATCTGCTTTAG
- the aroC gene encoding chorismate synthase yields the protein MAGNSIGQLFRVTTFGESHGLALGCIVDGVPPGIPLTEADLQHDLDRRRPGTSRYTTQRREPDQVKILSGVFEGVTTGTSIGLLIENTDQRSQDYGTIKDTFRPGHADYTYEQKYGVRDYRGGGRSSARETAMRVAAGAIAKKYLAMKHGIQVRGYLAQIGDVACELKDWSIVEENPFFCPDADKLAALDELMRALKKEGDSIGAKVTVMAENVPVGLGEPVFDRLDADLAHALMSINAVKGVEIGDGFAVVNQRGSEHRDEIRANGFQSNHAGGILGGISSGQTISANIAMKPTSSITVPGKTIDRHGAEIDMITKGRHDPCVGIRAVPIAEAMMAIVLMDHLLRHRAQNADVASTVPRW from the coding sequence ATGGCCGGAAACAGCATCGGGCAACTTTTTCGAGTAACCACCTTTGGCGAATCCCACGGACTGGCACTGGGATGCATTGTTGACGGCGTGCCGCCCGGCATCCCGCTGACCGAAGCCGATCTGCAGCACGATCTCGATCGTCGTCGTCCAGGCACCTCGCGCTACACCACCCAGCGCCGCGAACCGGATCAGGTAAAAATTCTCTCCGGCGTGTTTGAGGGCGTGACCACCGGCACCAGCATCGGCCTGTTGATCGAGAACACCGATCAGCGCTCGCAGGATTACGGCACCATCAAAGATACCTTTCGTCCTGGCCACGCTGATTACACCTATGAGCAGAAATATGGCGTGCGCGACTACCGCGGCGGCGGCCGTTCATCGGCGCGCGAAACCGCGATGCGCGTGGCCGCGGGGGCGATCGCCAAGAAATATCTGGCGATGAAACACGGTATCCAGGTGCGCGGCTATCTGGCGCAGATTGGCGACGTTGCCTGCGAGCTGAAAGACTGGAGCATCGTAGAAGAGAACCCGTTTTTCTGCCCGGACGCTGACAAATTAGCGGCGCTGGACGAGCTGATGCGTGCGCTGAAAAAAGAGGGCGATTCCATTGGTGCTAAGGTCACCGTAATGGCAGAAAACGTGCCGGTTGGCTTGGGTGAACCGGTGTTTGACCGTCTTGACGCTGATTTAGCCCACGCCTTGATGAGCATCAACGCGGTAAAAGGCGTGGAGATCGGCGACGGTTTTGCCGTGGTGAATCAGCGCGGCAGCGAACATCGCGATGAAATTCGCGCCAACGGGTTTCAGAGCAATCACGCCGGCGGCATTCTGGGCGGCATCAGCAGCGGCCAGACCATCAGCGCCAATATCGCGATGAAACCGACATCAAGCATTACCGTGCCGGGCAAAACCATCGACCGTCACGGCGCTGAGATCGATATGATCACCAAAGGTCGCCACGATCCCTGCGTGGGCATTCGTGCGGTGCCGATCGCGGAAGCAATGATGGCGATCGTGCTGATGGATCATCTGCTGCGTCATCGTGCGCAGAATGCCGATGTTGCCTCTACCGTACCGCGCTGGTAA
- the prmB gene encoding 50S ribosomal protein L3 N(5)-glutamine methyltransferase, protein MDKIFVEEAVNELHTIQDMLRWSVSRFAAANIWYGHGTDNPWDEAVQLVLPTLYLPLDIPEEMHNARLTSSERHRIVERVIRRVNERVPVAYLTNKAWFCGHEFYVDERVLVPRSPIAELINNRFAGLVQQPPATILDMCTGSGCIAIACAYAFPEAEVDAADISVDALAVAEQNIEEHGLIHQVTPLRSDLFRNMPPMRYDLIVSNPPYVDEDDMGDLPNEYRHEPELGLAAGSDGLKLVRRILACAPDYLSDNGVLICEVGNSMVHMMEQYPDVPFTWLEFDNGGDGVFMLTKQQIIDAQHHFSLYRD, encoded by the coding sequence GTGGACAAAATTTTCGTCGAAGAGGCGGTCAATGAACTGCACACCATTCAGGATATGCTGCGCTGGTCGGTCAGTCGTTTCGCCGCCGCCAACATCTGGTATGGTCATGGCACCGATAATCCCTGGGACGAAGCTGTTCAGCTGGTGTTGCCAACGCTCTATCTGCCGCTCGATATTCCCGAAGAGATGCACAATGCGCGCCTGACCTCCAGCGAGCGTCATCGTATTGTTGAACGGGTGATTCGCCGGGTGAACGAGCGCGTGCCGGTGGCCTATCTGACCAATAAAGCCTGGTTTTGTGGTCATGAATTTTATGTCGATGAGCGTGTGCTGGTGCCGCGTTCGCCGATTGCCGAGCTGATCAACAACCGTTTCGCCGGATTGGTTCAGCAGCCGCCTGCCACGATTCTGGATATGTGTACCGGCAGCGGCTGTATCGCCATCGCCTGCGCTTACGCCTTCCCGGAAGCGGAAGTCGATGCGGCGGATATTTCAGTCGATGCGCTGGCGGTAGCCGAACAGAACATTGAAGAGCACGGCCTGATTCACCAGGTGACGCCGCTGCGCTCCGATCTGTTCCGCAATATGCCACCGATGCGCTACGACCTGATCGTCAGCAATCCGCCTTACGTCGATGAAGATGACATGGGCGATCTGCCGAATGAGTACCGTCATGAGCCGGAGCTAGGCCTGGCGGCAGGCAGCGACGGCCTGAAGCTGGTGCGGCGGATTCTGGCCTGCGCGCCTGATTACCTCAGCGATAACGGCGTGCTGATCTGCGAAGTGGGCAACAGCATGGTGCACATGATGGAACAGTATCCTGATGTGCCTTTCACCTGGCTGGAGTTCGACAACGGCGGCGACGGTGTCTTTATGTTGACTAAACAGCAGATCATCGACGCGCAGCACCACTTTTCTCTCTATCGCGATTAA
- the smrB gene encoding endonuclease SmrB, which translates to MSKKQTLNADDKALFSQLMAGTKKLTQDTILHKPVRKPGRELPVKRMISEQMDNSHYFSDEFQPLLSAEGPMRYVRSDVSHYELKKLRRGDYTPEIFLDLHGLTQNQAKQELGALIAACRREHIFCASVMHGYGKHVLKQQTPLWLAQHPHVMAFHQAPKMFGGDAALLVLIEVEEWQPPELP; encoded by the coding sequence ATGAGCAAAAAACAGACGCTGAACGCCGACGATAAGGCCCTGTTCTCGCAGCTAATGGCGGGAACCAAAAAGCTGACGCAGGATACCATTCTGCATAAACCGGTACGCAAGCCGGGCCGCGAGCTGCCGGTGAAGCGGATGATTTCCGAGCAGATGGACAACAGCCACTACTTTTCCGATGAGTTTCAGCCGCTGCTCTCCGCGGAAGGCCCGATGCGCTACGTGCGCAGTGACGTCAGCCATTACGAGCTGAAAAAGCTGCGGCGCGGCGACTATACGCCGGAGATTTTCCTCGATCTGCACGGCCTGACGCAGAATCAGGCGAAGCAGGAACTTGGCGCGCTGATTGCCGCCTGCCGCCGCGAGCACATTTTTTGTGCCAGCGTGATGCACGGCTATGGCAAACACGTGCTCAAGCAGCAAACGCCGCTCTGGCTGGCACAGCATCCGCACGTAATGGCGTTTCACCAGGCTCCGAAAATGTTTGGCGGCGACGCCGCGCTGCTGGTGCTGATTGAAGTGGAAGAGTGGCAGCCGCCTGAACTGCCATGA